A single genomic interval of Pyrus communis chromosome 5, drPyrComm1.1, whole genome shotgun sequence harbors:
- the LOC137733661 gene encoding scarecrow-like protein 6, with product MKAMPLPFEEFQGKGVLDFSSVSSSAAAAASDSFLSPPPPPPQKWNHHHQNSKENCYVGGSEPTSVLDTRRSPSPPTSSSTLSSSHGCGASGGCGRSTDTTTAGVENPSRTPLEEQKCGPPLGMEDWESVLSESPGQEQSILRLIMSDIEDPSLGLNTLLQSSSGSDNLHQDLEFSGGGFQDVVDQGGYGGGFEPNNNSGSLVSPSLHASSGPDFNFSNNASNVETRSSNVRPNPAIFSASMSNPFLVSQSSGMFQQQQSMGLDEKPQIFNPQMVINENQAQFAQYPAMFMPLTYAQLQEHHLLSPPPSKRPNSGELGPSYPVQRVPFSNPGQELVVRAQQQLQFLPQHLQQQRPTMPVAKEKMMSPAEGCKEMMNQNQLQQQQFQQAVIDQLFNAAELIETGNLVLAQGILARLNHQLSPIGKPFSRTAFYFKEALQFLLNTNTSSNCSSALSPFSLIFKIGAYKSFSEISPVVQFANFTCNQAILEAVEGFNRVHVIDFDIGYGGQWASFMQEVALRNGGVPSLKITAFISSSTHDEFEVSFTRENLIHFASELNLAFELELVSLESLNSGSLGLPLHASEGVAVAVNLPIGSFSNNPLSLPFILRFVKQLSPRIVVSLDRGSDRTDVAFPHQIIQALYSYSGLLESIDAANVNPDALQKIERYLLQPGIEKIVTGCHLLPKRTPSWRTLFLSSGFSPLTFSNFTESQAECLVQRTPVGGFHIEKRQSSLVLRWQCKDLISASAWRC from the coding sequence ATGAAGGCCATGCCCCTACCTTTTGAGGAGTTTCAAGGGAAGGGGGTGTTAGATTTCtcttctgtttcttcttctgctgctgctgctgcttcagaTTCATTTCTATCGccgccgccaccgccgccgcaaAAGTGgaatcaccaccaccaaaacaGCAAGGAGAATTGTTATGTGGGCGGCTCTGAGCCCACCTCTGTTCTCGATACCAGAAGAAGCCCAAGCCCTCCGACATCCTCCTCAACACTGTCTTCCTCCCACGGCTGCGGAGCCAGCGGTGGCTGCGGCCGCTCTACAGACACAACAACTGCGGGGGTTGAAAACCCATCTCGAACACCCTTAGAGGAACAAAAATGCGGGCCGCCCCTCGGCATGGAGGACTGGGAGAGCGTTCTGTCTGAGTCTCCCGGTCAAGAGCAGTCCATCCTGAGGTTGATTATGAGTGATATAGAAGACCCGTCTCTCGGATTGAACACGCTGCTGCAGAGTTCAAGCGGCTCTGATAATCTCCATCAAGATTTGGAATTCAGCGGCGGAGGGTTTCAAGATGTGGTGGATCAAGGAGGATACGGAGGCGGATTCGAACCCAATAACAATTCTGGGAGTTTGGTGAGCCCCTCTCTACATGCAAGTTCTGGTCCTGATTTTAATTTCAgtaataatgcatcaaatgttGAGACTCGGAGCAGCAATGTGAGACCAAACCCTGCAATCTTCTCTGCTTCAATGAGCAATCCTTTTCTGGTATCGCAATCTTCCGGCATGTTTCAGCAGCAACAGAGCATGGGATTGGATGAGAAGCCTCAGATTTTCAATCCCCAGATGGTAATTAACGAAAACCAAGCTCAGTTTGCACAGTACCCAGCTATGTTTATGCCTTTGACGTATGCCCAATTGCAAGAGCACCACCTTCTGTCACCGCCACCGTCAAAAAGGCCCAATTCTGGTGAATTAGGACCCAGTTACCCGGTCCAAAGGGTACCGTTTTCGAATCCCGGGCAAGAGCTAGTGGTTCGGGCTCAGCAGCAGCTTCAGTTTCTTCCTCAGCACCTTCAGCAGCAGAGGCCAACAATGCCGGTGGCAAAGGAAAAAATGATGAGCCCAGCAGAGGGCTGTAAAGAAATGATGAACCAGAACcagctgcagcagcagcagtttCAGCAAGCAGTAATTGACCAGCTTTTCAATGCAGCAGAGCTGATCGAAACAGGAAATTTGGTACTCGCGCAAGGGATATTGGCGCGGCTCAATCACCAGCTCTCTCCCATTGGTAAGCCATTTTCAAGGACTGCTTTTTACTTCAAGGAGGCCTTGCAATTTCTCCTAAACACCAACACCTCTAGTAACTGCTCTTCGGCCTTGTCGCCTTTTAGCCTCATTTTCAAGATTGGTGCTTATAAATCGTTCTCTGAAATCTCACCTGTTGTCCAATTTGCCAATTTTACTTGTAACCAAGCCATCCTTGAAGCCGTGGAGGGCTTTAATCGTGTTCATGTTATTGATTTTGATATTGGCTATGGTGGCCAATGGGCTTCTTTTATGCAAGAAGTTGCCTTGAGAAATGGGGGTGTACCATCTCTTAAAATCACTGCATTTATATCCTCTTCCACCCATGATGAATTCGAGGTTAGTTTCACTCGAGAAAACCTCATACACTTTGCTAGTGAGCTCAACTTGGCATTCGAACTTGAACTTGTAAGCCTTGAGTCATTGAACTCTGGTTCTTTGGGATTGCCTCTTCATGCCTCTGAGGGTGTGGCAGTTGCTGTCAATCTCCCGATTGGCTCCTTTTCGAACAACCCCTTATCGCTTCCTTTCATCTTGCGCTTTGTTAAGCAGCTTTCTCCCAGAATTGTGGTTTCTTTGGACAGAGGCAGTGACCGGACCGATGTTGCATTTCCCCACCAAATAATCCAAGCCCTCTACTCTTACTCTGGCTTGCTTGAATCAATAGATGCTGCAAATGTAAACCCAGATGCCCTGCAGAAGATTGAGAGGTACTTGCTCCAACCAGGCATTGAAAAGATTGTAACAGGCTGCCATCTTTTGCCTAAAAGAACACCTTCATGGAGAACACTGTTTTTGTCATCTGGGTTCTCCCCATTGACATTCAGCAATTTCACCGAGTCCCAAGCCGAGTGCTTGGTGCAGCGGACTCCGGTTGGGGGTTTCCACATCGAGAAGAGACAGTCTTCGCTTGTTCTCCGCTGGCAGTGCAAGGATCTCATATCGGCCTCGGCTTGGAGGTGCTGA